In a genomic window of Larus michahellis chromosome 3, bLarMic1.1, whole genome shotgun sequence:
- the LOC141741275 gene encoding glutathione S-transferase 3-like produces MSGKPRLTYLNGRGRMEPVRWLLAAAGVEFEEIFLETREQYEKLIKDGVLMFQQVPLVEIDGMKMVQTRAILSYIAGKYNLYGKDLKERALIDMYVEGITDLMQMILMFPFSPPEAKEKNIDSIKERATNRYFPVFEKVLKQHGQDFLVGNKFSWADVQLIEAILAVEEKIPAVLSGFPQLQAFKKRMSNMPTIKKFLQPGSPRKPPPDECYVETVLKVFKK; encoded by the exons ATGTCGGGGAAGCCCAGGCTTACCTACCTTAATGGGAGGGGGCGAATGGAGCCCGTACGATGGCTGTTGGCAGCAGCTGGTGTGGAG tttgaagaaatttttttggaaacaagAGAGCAGTATGAAAAGCTAATCAAAG ATGGAGTCCTGATGTTCCAGCAAGTGCCCCTGGTTGAGATTGATGGGATGAAGATGGTGCAGACCAGAGCCATCCTCAGCTACATAGCAGGGAAATACAATCTCTATGGGAAGGACTTGAAGGAGAGAGCCCT GATTGACATGTACGTGGAAGGAATAACAGATCTGATGCAAATGATTTTgatgtttcctttctctccacctgaggcaaaggagaaaaatattgaCTCAATTAAGGAGAGGGCAACTAACAGGTACTTCCCAGTCTTTGAAAAG GTTTTGAAACAACATGGCCAAGACTTTCTCGTGGGCAACAAATTCAGCTGGGCAGATGTTCAGCTAATTGAAGCCATTTTAGCAGTGGAGGAGAAAATACCTGCTGTGCTGTCGGGGTTTCCTCAGTTGCAG gctTTCAAAAAAAGAATGAGCAATATGCCTACAATCAAGAAGttcctgcagcctggcagcccaAGGAAGCCCCCACCAGATGAATGTTATGTAGAAACTGTGTTGAAGGTTTTTAAGAAATGA